Proteins encoded within one genomic window of Episyrphus balteatus chromosome 1, idEpiBalt1.1, whole genome shotgun sequence:
- the LOC129907068 gene encoding U-scoloptoxin(19)-Tl1a, translating into MAKSKTALTLFLLMFINGILAQKTEENEVLYDTQMVQGVKVYRNDRECAMLGGLCVHRSDCLETSSKSGLCPSNKHLGVECCYELPVRPAPCRQHMGDCKDRCPARLIRPGTDCKDGQFCCVLI; encoded by the exons atggCTAAATCAAAAACAGCATTAACActatttttattaatgtttaTTAATGGAATTTTAGCACAAAAAACTGAAGAAAATGAAGTGCTATATGATACCCAAA TGGTCCAAGGAGTGAAAGTATACCGTAATGACAGAGAATGTGCCATGCTCGGTGGACTCTGCGTGCATAGAAGTGATTGTCTCGAAACATCATCAAAATCAGGCCTTTGTCCATCAAATAAGCACTTAGGTGTTGAATGCTGCTATGAAT TACCCGTAAGGCCAGCACCTTGCCGCCAACACATGGGTGATTGCAAAGATAGATGCCCAGCAAGACTTATTAGGCCTGGAACAGACTGCAAAGATGGACAATTTTGTTGTGTTTTGATTTAA